The nucleotide window TCGAGATCACTGCCGTCCCTTATATCTGCCCCGCAGGCTTTTGGACGATTGGTTACGGCCATCTCTGCGATCCCAAGCATCCGCCGATCACGGAGGCCGAAGCCGAGGTGTATCTGGCGCGCGATCTGCAAACAGCACTCTCCGCAGCCCTGCGCTACTGCCCGGTTTTGGCCACCGAGCCGGAAGAACGCCTAGCGGCCATCGTGGATTTCACGTTCAACCTCGGCGCTGGGCGGCTGCAGACTTCGACGCTGCGGCGGCGGGTCAACCAGCGAGACTGGCCTGCCGCAGCAACGGAGCTGCGGCGCTGGATCTATGGCGGCGGGAATGCGCTGCCAGGGCTTGTCGTACGGCGAGAGGCGGAGGCATCATTCCTCTCCTGTGCCAGCCTCCTCGGCTACGCCGGCGCCCGCAGCTTCGACAAGTAGCGTGGCGTGCCCAGATAGGCCACTCCAGTGACTGCAGCAAACGCAATCTATAGACCCGTCTTCATCTGCCTCCCTCTTGAGAGCCGGTGAAGGCGGGGTCTTTAGTCGTTTGTGCGAACCAGCCAGCGCCTACCAGTAAACAT belongs to Deltaproteobacteria bacterium and includes:
- a CDS encoding lysozyme, with the translated sequence MIEVPKAAIELAKHFEGFERKVRRGIEITAVPYICPAGFWTIGYGHLCDPKHPPITEAEAEVYLARDLQTALSAALRYCPVLATEPEERLAAIVDFTFNLGAGRLQTSTLRRRVNQRDWPAAATELRRWIYGGGNALPGLVVRREAEASFLSCASLLGYAGARSFDK